The genomic interval CACATTTTTACTGCTGCAAACCATCTACCATTCCTGTCGATAGCTAAGCTTAGCTAACTAACGTTCATGCTTTGCTTCTCCCTTTGGAAACCCCACCATAGCAGCAAATTCAGCATAGAACCGTGGCTTGTGTCCTGCCACGGAAAACCAGCGCGAACGCACGAGGCACGACGATAACCCCCGTCACGAAGCAAAAGCAACGCACAAATCTCTCCCCCTCCAGACGCCACCAGAAAACGGAACGGAACGGAACGGCGGCGGGACAGCGCTAGAAGGGTCAGGCCCCCACACCCGCCCTCCCcgtgtgggccccacatggCAGGGTCAAACGGACCCAACCGCCTGAACCCTCCGGAACCTTCACTTCCTCTctcgcgccctcctcctctccaccgctCGTCCGCCGCCTTAAAAGAAAGCTTCTCCCCACCCGCCGCTCCAGCCATCGCCACCGCGTCCGCTCTCGGAGAGGAGATCGGAGAAGGCAGGCAAACCTCGCCGGCGCGATCaccgagaggaggaggaggcgaacATCCATCCTTGGTAGTGCCGTCGCggtcgagagagagagagagaggatgtatttccggccgccgccgaaggGGCCCGAGTATGAAGCGGAGACGGggatggcggcgcggccgctGTACCCGATGATGCTGGAGAGCCCGCAGCTGCGGTGGGCCTTCATACGGAAGGTGTACACCATCCTCTCCATCCAGATGCTGCtgaccgtcgccgtcgcctccgtcGTCGTCTACGTCCGCCCCGTCGCGCTCTTCTTCGTCTCCACCTCCGGCGGCTTCGGCCTCTACATCTTCCTCATCATCCTCCCCTTCATCGGTGAGCGCGCACTTGCTCCTCAAACCCAAGTCGATTCTTCCATTCTGGTTAATCAATCAATTTGCCTGAAatctcatcgatcgatctccattTCGATCAATGGATGCAGTGCTGTGCCCgctctactactactactaccagcGCCACCCGGTGAACCTGCTGCTTCTGGGGCTCTTCACGGTAGCGATCAGCTTCGCCGTGGGCCTCACCTGCGCGTTCACCAAGGGGGAGGTGATCCTGGAGTCGGCGATCCtgacggcggtggtggtggtgagccTGACGGCGTACACGTTCtgggcggcgaggcgcggccACGACTTCAGCTTCCTGGGCCCGTTCCTGTTCGCCGCCGTCATGATCCTCATGGTGTTCGCGCTGATCCAGATCTTCTTCCCGCTGGGGAGGGTGTCGATGATGGTCTACGGCGCGCTGGCGGCGATCGTGTTCTGCGGCTACATCGTCTACGACACCGACAACCTCATCAAGAGGTACTCCTACGACGAGTACGTCTgggccgccgtcgcgctctaCCTCGACGTCATCaacctcttcctctccctcctcaccCTCTTCAGGGCATCCGAATCGTGAATTCGTGTTGCTGTGTATCTGGTATCTCTTACTATTATTTAAGCTAGCTCTGATGTATGCGCTTCCTTCCTTTTGCTCGTGAGTTGTGCCGGCCCAATCTGTAAAAATAATTCGCTGatttttgtttgcttgcttGTATGATGGCAGAATGGATCAAAGAAAcgaaatgaaatgaaacagAGTATAAGTATTTATTACTCTGCTTTTGGTCTCTGCTACTGAGAGAGATCGGTGGGTGAAAATGAAATGGCGAGGTGGTAGTAATTTGCTTTGAGTGCATGCCTTCCACGTGGCGTGTACGTTTGGATGCGTGTACGGCTAACGTGCACTGAACACGTACGTGCCAAGTGTGTATCTATTTTGCTTATGTCCTAAAGGGAAGAATCCGTACTTATGTAACCATCTAGAGTTAACCTAGAGTAAAGACGTAAAGGAGTTAACCTAGAGTAAACATGTAAAGTGGAAGGagtcatctatatatatttataaataaaatttttatatacatacgtATAATGATTTAAAGATAAccgctaaaaaataaaaataaaatataaaaaaatcttaaaattaactcacaatttaaattttggtaagcCGGTAGAAAAATTCTCAAGTGAAGCACACGAATCGCGATCTCAGGGTACCTCTGTTCGGTTAACGCGGGGGTCTTCTTCTGTTTCGGGGTCCCCTACTGTttgggctgggccggcccgttCTATCCCAGTTGGGCTGTGGAGGCCCAGCAGCCGAGCGAGCTCAAGGTGGAACCCACCTGGTCAGAGTGACCGACCGTTCAAACAGAACGAGCCGCATCTGCTGCGTCTTCCGTCCACTGGCGAAAAACCTGCAGCAGCAGAGAGTTTCGCCGTTTCGTTTCGTTTCGCTCGTTAACGCGGTTCGCTTTGTTTCGCCTGCAACGCAAGGGCAAAGCCACGAATGGGTCTCCCTCCCTCCATTCTCGCCAACGTTCTGAACCTCACGTAGCCGCAACCCCCCAAAATTCGAGCACATTTTAATCGATCGATTTGATTGGATTTCATGGGAGATAGCTCCGTCTTCTTGTAGGGTTGGATCAAGAAGGGGCTAATTCCATCCGGCATTAGCCTTCTTCTTGGTTaatttagtttcttttttagtgtttttattattaaggCAGTTCTTGATTCCTCCCTCTTGATTGAACTTCTTTCTTTGCCCTGTTTACTTACTTCCGTTTTACATCTTCGGTGCTGTCGATTTCTCACTGAGAtctcttcgttttttttttgtttctttccatTTGATTTTTGCGCATCACGGCTCAAATTTTCGGATGGATGCATTGCGTGTGCGCTCCCTCGATATCTGTTTGTAGACACGTTGCATGGGTGCGTTTTCTTGGAAGATTTGGGGCTTTAATTGAagcaaagagagagagagagagacaacGATTTCATATCCATCTCCTCCTGCAttagaaacaaaaatttaatttggcGCATCTAGGAAGAGACCATATAAGGAGGAGAAAGCAGGTTCTTTCCATTTCTCGCACACAGAGAGAGCCAGGGCAGATCGTACGTCCCATTGTGTTCCTCCTGTTCTTGCCGTCGAGGGGGGGCGAGCCGATCGAGAGCCGGCCatggcgagcagcggcggcgccgggtacagccgcagccgcagcctcggcggcggcggcggcgccgacgtgtTCGTCCGGGCGGCGGACAACGAGATGTACGTGCGGGCGGACAAGATCGACCTCAAGAACCTGGACGTGCAGTTCGAGAAGACGCGGTCGAGGGCGTGGCTGGAGCAGCAgcggtcgtcggcgtcggcgtcgccgctgccgctgctggaGTGGGAGATCGACCTCGCCAAGCTCGACATCCAGAGCCAGGTCGCGCACGGCACCTTCGGCGTCGTCTACCGCGGCACCTACGACGGCCAGGACGTCGCCGGTAAGCAACCAAAtcgaccaccgccgccgtcctttcttcctctctttatACTGTTGCCGTGTCATGAACGTGCATGTCGCGCTTGCTAGCCGTACTACGCCCGTACGTCTCTAACACAGCTTTGATATGGTGAATCTGAGATATCGTCTCTCATcaaaagagattttttttaaaaaaaatactagcgcttgtgtttttttcccctcttttatACTGATTTTTGGTAGCAAGgtgtcatttttattttccttacCATGTTTTTGCTTTGGGTCGGTTAGTCATGGGCAAGAACATAGAACCATAGTGAGTGATAGTGGGGTGGAAGATGGTGATGGCAGTGATCACACTACTGGTCGGGCAGTGCGGATCTAGCCAATAAGATTAGAAGGTTCTGAACAAGTTATAATGAGTTTTAGCTCTTGTTTTTATTGATCTTTGCCATAAATTTTAAGGGATATTCGTGGGAGCTCCAATAGCTTTAACGGGGGTAGCAGAGGCTCAAGCCCCCACTGCCTCCACGTTAAATCCGTCCCCGCTGGTCGGTATATGGGAGGTGAAGACCGACATTAGTGGAacaaggaggagaggggggaaGGCGGGCTTATGGCTTTGATGGAGAGGAATAGGAGACTTTGGTTGCTAGGGGTGAGAACTGAGAAGGATGGTGATGGAAGAACTATGTTGACCGCCTTTTTTTCGGCTCTAGCGAGGGAGTGACCACGTGAATCGGTGCATCCATCAAGAGGCTGTTGGAGGTGGCCATCCGTGCGTCAGTAGAGACTGTTGCGGGTGGTGGAGAAGATGGGAGATGACATTTGCGAAGTCTATTTTGGGTCCCACGTGTTGCTAAAGATATGAATTGGCATGGAGCGTAAGATAACAATGATGTAGTGACGCAAGTTATGTGAAAACGGTTGTTTTAAAGTCTTAACCACGTGTGGAGAGTACATTTATTGCGTAAACAAAAGTGAGTTTCTCGGATCCACGTGATCTCAATGTTATTCTTTAGATTTTATAGATGTGTAGTTGTCATGTATTTAACATTAATCAAAATGGTAACTTATCTATTGCCTAAgtaaactttttatttaaattttttcccTTAAAAAGGATGCAATTTAGTCAAGATTACTTCCACAAAATAGTCACAAAACATTAATAGTTCTTACATTTTTCATTAATGAGTGTAGATTATTTGAAACCAGTTTCCTCTGCGTCACCAAAACAATAGTCTGGGCTCCATGTGTAAAAAATTGACAATCTTAACGGAGACAACACCTTAATTGctttctgtttttgtttgaCGTGCTAAATGTATATTGGATTTGTACCATTTACAACTTAAAATAGAGGAAATTGAAGCAGTGAATTTCTTGATTGGGAAACTTTTAATTTCTAGTTTGCTCATCCATTTGGAAAGAAcatggaaaaaattttaactacgATTTTCTAGTACCATATATACATCGGTATGTGGCCATTTATTCAAGGGAGTACACctctatatattttgcatGCATTCAAGTTACTTGATAAAATTCtgggtatatattttttctagtagTAAATAGACACCAAAATCCTCCTTATTacttgttttataaaaaaaatgactcaTTACTACATTACGCAATTATATTGCATaagcttatttttataatttaaatggCCCCAAACATTACTGTTGCCTGTGAATATGGTATCATTGATCCAAGCGATAACATGAAtctaaagatatatatgtttgtatataaATGGCCTTTGCTGCTGCAATGCATTTTacatgctatatatatttacatggcGGTGCTCGATGTGTGTTGAAATCCAGTGAAGGTGTTGGACTGGGGGCAGGAGGGGCAAGAGTCGACGGCGAAGCACCGTGAAGCCTTCGAGAAGGAGGTGACCGTGTGGCAGAAGCTTGATCACCCTAACGTCACCAAggtgctaaaatttgaatgtgaaaattttcatttgtagTTGTTTTTCGgccttaatttttatatcgctaagaacatatatatataaaaacatatttataaattatcttttatttgtaaatatgtcgttcgactttttttttttcttgagcaATCGCCCCTGTCCGTCCTGAACGGTGTTCGATCTGGCTGCATGACGGACCATGTATGTGCGTGCAGTTCGTGGGCGCGTCGATGGGGACGTCGCAGCTGAAGATCCCGTCGGCGAAGGAGTCGTCAcggtccggcggcggcagcggccgcggcggcggcgggcagcggtgcgtggtggtggtggagttCCAGCACGGCGGGACGCTGAAGACGCTGCTGTACAGGCACCGGGACAAGAAGCTGCCGTACAGGAAGGTGGTGCAGCTGGCGCTGGACATGGCGAGGGGGCTGAGCTACCTGCACGGGGAGAAGATCGTGCACCGCGACGTCAAGGCGGAGAACATGCTGCTCGACAGGAAGAAGACGCTCAAGATCGCCGACTTCGGGGTGGCGCGCgtcgaggccggcggcgacggcggcgacatgACCGGTCAGACGGGCACCATCGGCTACATGGCGCCGGAGGTGCTGCAGGGCCGCCCCTACGACCACAAGTGCGACGTCTACAGCTTCGGCGTCCTCCTCTGGGAGACCTACTGCTGCGCCATGGCCTACCCCAACTACAGCCTCGCCGACATCTCCTACCACGTCGTCAAGCTGGTCGGTGCATCCACATCGTCTACCTCGTCTCTCGATCCCGCCGCCATGGATCATCTGCCTGAGCTTTTTCTTGACGATGATCCGACAGGGTATCAGGCCGGACATACCCCGCTGCTGCCCGAAGTCGCTGGCGGACATCATGGCGAGGTGCTGGGACGCGAACCCGGACAACCGGCCGGAGATGTcggaggtggtggcgctgCTGGAGAAGATCGACACCTCGCGCGGCAAGGGCATGACCCCCGTCCCCGAGCACGCCTCGCAGGGCTGCTCCTGCTTCGGCTTCCCCCGCGGCAGCGCGTGATCCAGCCAGACTGCCTGCCTGCTCAACCGTCGAACACCATGGACGGACCTGATTTTGTTTCTGGATCGATCGgtcgtgatcgatcgatctgtgaATGTTGGCTTCGATTCTCAGCTGTGTTGTTGTTGTTCTAGCTTCCTTTTTGCTATGCAGGATCGATGATGCTGTCTTGGCGTGGATTTTGTGATGAATTGTTTCATCTTAATTGACTGGCTACAttggggagaaaaaaaaaggaaaaaaagaactggTGTTTTTAATTTGGATCGTGGTATGACCGAATTCCGATGCGGTCTGTCCAGTGATTGCAATTTCGGAACAAATTTCAGTTATGTCAGTGGGTCCAATAACgatattattttctaaaattttcgAAAATACCATCTATATTTTagattcatgtattttttttgagaaaacaaTCGTTATTAGCATTTGAATTTGAAGATtttttgttcaattttttttaaaaaaaatctgaaatttccGGTAACCAGAAATTTCGATCCTATGGTGCAAAacaaaataccaaaatttcaaaccATGAGTCTGGCATGGCATGGAGCATCGCCGGCGACATGCGGAGCCCAGTCTAGTTGGCCTGCTGAGTGGAAGGGAGGGAGCGAAATAGAGGATCAACCCATagtttttaaacaaaattgattttgtagCATCAAAAGTTCACATTTTGAGTTTATAGTACTGAGGCCACACATTTTCTTATATTCGTAATATTaatgtgttttttaaattgtatacAAAAATTAATCATCCCATATTCTTAATTAACCTTTTAACTTGATTGTTGTTAAcacatcatttatattattaaatacttattataaaaatttaaaaatttcattattttttagcacGGCGCCGGCACGAAACCGGAAAAAGGGACTATAGAGAAGATCAGAAGAGCCCACAAGGCCCAATAGGTATAAAAGCAGCCCATAAGGCCCAATAGACGTTCCTGCTTCTCCCACTCCGGCCTCCGGTGAGCTCCGGCGGGATCCTGCCGCCTTCCTCCCcagatcgccgccgccttcccagCTCCCCTGCCTACCTTGCCTCTGCCCGGAGGTGAGCCTCGGCGAGACCCCCACCTCCGCCTTCCCGTATCGGCGCTGGCGAGGTCCGGCGGCACCGGCTCCCCGTGCATCCATCTCCTCACCTCGGTCTGGCGACCGTCGCTGCGCCGTACACCGTTCGTAATCTGCGCCTCCCGCTGGGGTGAGGGCGCCTCTTCGCGGTTCGCgcatcgcctccctcctcttccgCTCCATCGCTCCCCGTGCTCTCCCCTGGGCGCCTCCCACCCGGCTCTGTCTCCATTGTATGCgctcccgccgctgccgtgcaCACCGCTGTGGCGTAACCTCGAGCACATCACCTCGTGATCTGTAGCCTTTGCGCACTTTTGAGGTTGCGCCGGGACGGGGACGGGCGGACGGCCGAGGTGCGAGGCTTTGCCTGGCTGCGCACGCGAGGTGCTCGACGGTTTGCCCGCCTGCCCTCCAGGCCAGAGGATGCGCCGGTGCTGCCTGATTCTTGTTCCTTCGTCCAAGAAGTTCGTGTCTCACAGCAGCAGGCGCACCACAGCGTGCTTCTCTACCATTGGGTTCGATCTACCTGATTGGTTCAGGAACCCCGATGGCGATGCATCATGTGCCGGTTTGGATGACCAGGAGGACATTTTTGTGCTCCCGACTGAACTCAACCCCTCGGATGAGCAGAGCCAGAACAGGAATTCCAGGCCGCTGTCGATCCGCAATGCCTTCCCTGCCTCCCATGAGGACGCAGAGTTCGAGGCCGATGTTGATGAGGTCAGCAGGATCCTCAGTGCTCGCTTCGCGTCTCCTGAGGCCATCGTGATAGCCATGGACTGCTACTCGGTCAGGGTTACGGGCCACCTTGTTGACAAGATCCTCACGAGGTTCAGCAACGATTGGGTGGCGGCATTCGGGTTCTTCATGTGGGCCGGCACTCAGGGAGGGTACTGCCATTGTGCCGACTCATATGACTTGATGGTTGACATACTGGGTAAATCCAAGCAGTTTGATCTGATGTGGGGTCTGATCAATCAGATGGTTGAGGTTGGGGGCTTGGTGTCGCTCATGACGATGACAAAGGTGATGAGAAGGCTTGCTGGAGCAAGCCGATGGACTGATGCCATTGATGCCTTCCATAGGATGGATCGATTTGGAGTCGTGAAGGACACAAAGGCCATGAATGTGCTCCTGGATACATTGTGCAAGGAGAGGAGCGTGAAGCGTGCAAGAGGCGCCTTCCAAGAGTTGAGAGGGACAATACCTCCTGATGAGAGTAGCTTCAATACTCTGGTGCATGGTTGGTGCAAGGCGCGGATGCTGAAGGAAGCTCTAGAAACAATGGAGGAGATGAACCAGCATGGGTTCAGCCCTTCTGTGGTGACTTACACGAGCCTGCTAGAAGCATACTGCATGGAGAAAGATTTTCAGACAGTTTATTCTCTCTTGGATGAGATGCACAAAAGGCGGTGTCCCCCAAATGTTATTACATATACAATTGTGATGCACGCTCTAGGGAAGGCTGGGAGAACACGAGAAGCACTGGATATGTTTGACAAGTTGAAGGAGGATGGTGTTGCTCCAGATGCTTCCTTCTACAATTCCCTGATATATATACTTGGCAGAGCTGGGAGGTTGGAAGATGCATACTCTGTGGTTGAGGAAATGCACAAAACTGGAATCCCCTCTAACGTTACAACCTTCAACACCTTGATTTCTGCTGCTTGTGACCACTCTCAGGCAGAGAATGCCCTGAAGCTTCTGGTTAAGATGGAGGAGCAGTCATGCAAGCCAGACATAAAAACATACACGCCATTGCTGAAGCTGTGCTGTAAAAAACAATGGGTAAAAACACTTCTGTTCCTAGTGTGTCATATGTTCAGAAAGGACATTAGCCCTGATTTCAGC from Oryza brachyantha chromosome 3, ObraRS2, whole genome shotgun sequence carries:
- the LOC102714715 gene encoding protein LIFEGUARD 2-like, producing the protein MYFRPPPKGPEYEAETGMAARPLYPMMLESPQLRWAFIRKVYTILSIQMLLTVAVASVVVYVRPVALFFVSTSGGFGLYIFLIILPFIVLCPLYYYYYQRHPVNLLLLGLFTVAISFAVGLTCAFTKGEVILESAILTAVVVVSLTAYTFWAARRGHDFSFLGPFLFAAVMILMVFALIQIFFPLGRVSMMVYGALAAIVFCGYIVYDTDNLIKRYSYDEYVWAAVALYLDVINLFLSLLTLFRASES
- the LOC102714996 gene encoding pentatricopeptide repeat-containing protein At3g22670, mitochondrial-like, with protein sequence MRRCCLILVPSSKKFVSHSSRRTTACFSTIGFDLPDWFRNPDGDASCAGLDDQEDIFVLPTELNPSDEQSQNRNSRPLSIRNAFPASHEDAEFEADVDEVSRILSARFASPEAIVIAMDCYSVRVTGHLVDKILTRFSNDWVAAFGFFMWAGTQGGYCHCADSYDLMVDILGKSKQFDLMWGLINQMVEVGGLVSLMTMTKVMRRLAGASRWTDAIDAFHRMDRFGVVKDTKAMNVLLDTLCKERSVKRARGAFQELRGTIPPDESSFNTLVHGWCKARMLKEALETMEEMNQHGFSPSVVTYTSLLEAYCMEKDFQTVYSLLDEMHKRRCPPNVITYTIVMHALGKAGRTREALDMFDKLKEDGVAPDASFYNSLIYILGRAGRLEDAYSVVEEMHKTGIPSNVTTFNTLISAACDHSQAENALKLLVKMEEQSCKPDIKTYTPLLKLCCKKQWVKTLLFLVCHMFRKDISPDFSTYTLLVSWLCRNGKVAQSCLFLEEMISKGFTPKLETFDLVMKKLEKRNLQIMYKKIHMLRTHITNLRHTNSFQ
- the LOC102712521 gene encoding serine/threonine-protein kinase STY13-like; the protein is MASSGGAGYSRSRSLGGGGGADVFVRAADNEMYVRADKIDLKNLDVQFEKTRSRAWLEQQRSSASASPLPLLEWEIDLAKLDIQSQVAHGTFGVVYRGTYDGQDVAVKVLDWGQEGQESTAKHREAFEKEVTVWQKLDHPNVTKFVGASMGTSQLKIPSAKESSRSGGGSGRGGGGQRCVVVVEFQHGGTLKTLLYRHRDKKLPYRKVVQLALDMARGLSYLHGEKIVHRDVKAENMLLDRKKTLKIADFGVARVEAGGDGGDMTGQTGTIGYMAPEVLQGRPYDHKCDVYSFGVLLWETYCCAMAYPNYSLADISYHVVKLGIRPDIPRCCPKSLADIMARCWDANPDNRPEMSEVVALLEKIDTSRGKGMTPVPEHASQGCSCFGFPRGSA